The genome window ATTTGACAAAAATAGATTAATCATAAGTATAGACATAAAAGACGGAAAAATATTCAGTAAGTACTTAAATATAGACATAAACTATTTTATAAGAAAAATAGAAGAATTAAACCCTCAAGAAGTTATATTACTGGACATCTCTCAAGTTGGAACAGAAAAAGGTGTAAATGAAGAGCTTATAAAAAAGTTTCTAAAACTCCCTTTAATTATAGGTGGAGGAATAACTTCTACAGATATCAATAAACTTGAAAAACTGGGGATAAATAAATTTTTAGTTGGTTCTGCATTACATAAGGGGAAACTAGCCCTTAAAATTTAAAATTATTCAGGTAAATAAAATGTCAACTATAACCTTGATAGGCCCTATAACAAATGATACCATTGTAAAAGATAGTTCAACATATAAATCTATAGGCGGAGCAGTCTACTACCAGTCCAGTGTTTTAGAACGTCTGAAAATAAATACAAAAGCCATAATAACACTCTCTAAAAAAGATGAAGAATTACTAAACGCTTTTCGGGAGAACATAGAACTTTTCCCCATATTTACTGATGAAACAATAAAGTTTCAAAATATTTATCCCGATAATAACCCTAATCACAGAATACAAAAAGCCCACATACCATCAAACCCTATAAAAGTTAAAGATATCGCATCTTTAGACTTGGAAAACAGCAAAGCCATACTTTTAGGCCCATTATGCCCCTATGATATTCCACTTGAGACATTCAAATATTTATCCGAATTAAAAATTCCAATATATTTAGGTGCACAGGGATATTTAAGGCATTTAAAAGGCGAAAAAATTGTTTTAAGGCCATGGAATGACTTTCAAAAGTTCCTTAAATTTGTAAATATTCTATTTATAGATGAAAATGAAGCAAAAACAATTTTAGGTACTCAAATTTCCCTGGATCATGTTGCAAAAACATTAACTTCATTTGGACCAGAAGAAGTTATTATAACACAAGGAAGTAGTGGATCAACGATTTATTCTAAAAAATTAGATAAAATATACCGGATTCCTGCATTTTCCCCTCAAAAAATAGAAGATCCTACAGGTCTTGGGGATACGTACATGGCAGCATATGCTGCACGAAAAATTGAAACAGAAGATCCAAGAATATGCGGGAAGTTTGCTTCTGCAGCATCCGTCATAAAGCTTGAAAATAAAGGGGCATTCAACGGAAATAAAAAATTAATCCACAAAAGATGTACAAATCACTCTGAAAATGTCCATTAATTAATCATCTTAAAAATATAAGCAATGCTAATAAATAAAAAAAATAGGGACCTTTAAAATCCTAAAATGAAAGGTAAGATTACAAAAGGCAGGATACCCGCAACAAAGAAAAGGCCTACTCCTAAAAATGTATATTCCTTTTTTTTGTCCATTATACCTGAAGCGATAAGCAGTACCGCGAAAAATCCCATTATTGGTGGAAGTATATGCGAAAATATTAGATATGCGCTAGCAAGTGCATTTGTCACTTTAGATCACCTGTAAATTAATTAATTTGAAATTGTTATTTAATTTTCTCTCTTTATTTAATTACATGATTATTCTAACTTAAAGTTTTTCAGTCTAGCCACCCACTGAAATAAAAAATTTCAGCTTAGCCTACAAAGGCTCCCACTGAAATAAAAAATTTCAGCTTAGCCTACAAAGGCTCCACTGAAACAAGTTTACTATGGACGATATATGCTGCTCGAGAATATCCAGTAGGCCAACAGGTTATCAACCATAATTCAGGCGTACTTGTTGACTGGTAATCAATTGAAGTACCCTTAACTCCCCACCTTATATCGTCCCCATTAGATGTGACTTCATAGGTGTACTTCTTTTGAGTTAAATAATCTTTAATTATCAAAGGATCTCCAACTTTTAACTGAGTTATTCCACTGAATGGAGCAGAATGTGTTGTATGATGACCCATAAGAGCAGTTTGTCCATTTGTTCCAGGATAATAACTAGTTGGTACAAAGTAAACTGCAGGATCGTTTACAGAGTTTGATGTTAGCTCCCAGTCTCCACCTATAGTGGGCATTATAAGTTCAGCCCATCCAATAACTTTATTTTTATTAGTTACATTGTCATTTATTTTAATACTGTTAATTATAGTATTTAATTCATCTTCAGCGGCACTAACGTCTAATGCAGAGCTATCTGTATCAACACTACCTAGACTTGTATAAATTATACCATAAAGTGCATTATTTTTCTGGAACCATACCTCTTTTCGTTGTTTTGATACATTACCGTCCTGTAAATTGTAATCACTTTCATAGCCAGTGGTTCCATTTATGGTAACATTTTTAGTGGATACAAGCTGAAAATTTTCATCAACAGTTCCAATACCATTCGACTGAACCTGATTAGCCAAATTATATCCCTTAGGTACACGTTCTTTAACAACAGTGATATTTAATCCAGAATCATCTGAAAATGACGTTATATTAGATCCAGTTCCATTAATTTCAGTGAGGGTCCCCGGATAATCAAAAGAAATTTCCCCATTGTCAAAATGTTTTGCCTGTGTTCCCAAGCCATTGTCACCTAAATTCACCGCAAAAATAATAACTACCACAATGGCCAGTAAAATTATTAAATAAGTGTTCAAACGTTTCAATTTATTAATCTCTCCCCTAGTCTTAGTGTTATATAATACAGCTAATTTTAATTTTCATTACTTATTAAAGTTATTATAAGTAATAACTGATCTCAACCTTTAAAATAAATTCATAATTATTGAAAAGGGTTTATCAACTTAGTTTCCTATATATTATTTATAAAATTTAATTAAAATAATTTACACTTCAAAATTAAAAATAAGCAACTCATAAGTTTATGCAATGGTAACAGTTTAGGCACAAAACAGTTACTGAAATGTTATTCAGCTAAATTTAAAGAACACGGAATGAAAGCATGAAAACTAAAATTTTATCATGGAATGTAAACGGCTTGCGGGCGATACATAAAAAAGGATTCATTGAATGGCTTCAATCTGAAAGTCCAGACATATTATGCGTTCAAGAAACAAAATCTGCCAGAGAACAACTTCCTCGAGCATTGAAAAGCATTGAAGGATACCATTCCTATTTCTGCGAGGCAGAAAAAAAAGGTTACAGCGGTGTCGCGATATACAGCAAAATAAAACCAAAAACAGTGGAATACGGTTTTGGAATCCCTAAATTTGACAGCGAAGGCAGGATACTGATTGCAGATTACAATGATTTCGTCCTCCTCAACATATATTTCCCCAACGGCAAAATGTCCGATGAAAGGCTTGCCTACAAGTTAGAATTCTACGACGCACTCCTTGATCATGCCAATAAATTAAAAGAAAACGGTAAAAACGTGGTAATCTGCGGGGACCTGAACACCGCACATAAAGAGATAGATATTGCAAGGCCGAAAGCAAATGAGAAAAATTCAGGCTTTCTACCAGTAGAACGTGCGTGGATTGATAAATTTCTAAGCCATGGTTATATCGATACCCTTAGAATGTTCAATAAAAATCCAGATCAGTATACCTGGTGGAGTTACAGAGGAGGTGCCAGAAGCAGGAATGTAGGCTGGAGACTGGATTATTTCTTTGTAAATGAAGAGTTTAAAGATAAAGTAAAGTGTTCTTATATACTTGCAGAGGTAATGGGTTCTGACCACTGC of Methanobacterium bryantii contains these proteins:
- a CDS encoding PfkB family carbohydrate kinase, whose protein sequence is MSTITLIGPITNDTIVKDSSTYKSIGGAVYYQSSVLERLKINTKAIITLSKKDEELLNAFRENIELFPIFTDETIKFQNIYPDNNPNHRIQKAHIPSNPIKVKDIASLDLENSKAILLGPLCPYDIPLETFKYLSELKIPIYLGAQGYLRHLKGEKIVLRPWNDFQKFLKFVNILFIDENEAKTILGTQISLDHVAKTLTSFGPEEVIITQGSSGSTIYSKKLDKIYRIPAFSPQKIEDPTGLGDTYMAAYAARKIETEDPRICGKFASAASVIKLENKGAFNGNKKLIHKRCTNHSENVH
- a CDS encoding sortase domain-containing protein, translating into MKRLNTYLIILLAIVVVIIFAVNLGDNGLGTQAKHFDNGEISFDYPGTLTEINGTGSNITSFSDDSGLNITVVKERVPKGYNLANQVQSNGIGTVDENFQLVSTKNVTINGTTGYESDYNLQDGNVSKQRKEVWFQKNNALYGIIYTSLGSVDTDSSALDVSAAEDELNTIINSIKINDNVTNKNKVIGWAELIMPTIGGDWELTSNSVNDPAVYFVPTSYYPGTNGQTALMGHHTTHSAPFSGITQLKVGDPLIIKDYLTQKKYTYEVTSNGDDIRWGVKGTSIDYQSTSTPELWLITCWPTGYSRAAYIVHSKLVSVEPL
- a CDS encoding exodeoxyribonuclease III, which produces MKTKILSWNVNGLRAIHKKGFIEWLQSESPDILCVQETKSAREQLPRALKSIEGYHSYFCEAEKKGYSGVAIYSKIKPKTVEYGFGIPKFDSEGRILIADYNDFVLLNIYFPNGKMSDERLAYKLEFYDALLDHANKLKENGKNVVICGDLNTAHKEIDIARPKANEKNSGFLPVERAWIDKFLSHGYIDTLRMFNKNPDQYTWWSYRGGARSRNVGWRLDYFFVNEEFKDKVKCSYILAEVMGSDHCPVGLDIEVG